Proteins encoded in a region of the Flavobacteriaceae bacterium HL-DH10 genome:
- a CDS encoding LytTR family DNA-binding domain-containing protein: MKLTSIIVEDEEISRDILKNYLKKYCPNVHVIGEASNIEEALVLIRNNDLDLVFLDVEMPYGNAFDLLDKVGDVNFETVFVTAYNHYAIDALNAHASYYLMKPISIDELIKAVDYVAEIKTKEDALQDEVLIPKTNSVHGKITIPQQNGFEVINTADILYCKADDNYTNIYLNNNKKKLVSKTLKYFEDALNNANFVRVHKSYLVNVNEVVKYLKGKGGSVILSNGQEIMVSASKKSDLLSYFK; encoded by the coding sequence ATGAAATTAACCTCCATTATAGTAGAAGATGAAGAAATAAGTCGAGATATTCTAAAAAATTATCTCAAAAAATATTGTCCTAATGTACATGTTATAGGAGAAGCATCAAACATTGAAGAAGCCTTAGTTTTAATTCGGAATAACGATTTAGATTTGGTGTTTCTCGATGTAGAAATGCCTTATGGAAATGCTTTCGATTTGTTAGATAAAGTAGGCGATGTGAATTTTGAAACCGTGTTTGTAACGGCATATAATCATTATGCTATTGATGCCCTAAACGCACATGCTTCATATTATTTAATGAAACCTATTTCAATTGACGAACTTATTAAAGCAGTCGATTATGTAGCCGAAATTAAAACCAAAGAAGATGCCCTTCAAGACGAAGTTTTAATACCAAAAACCAATAGTGTTCATGGTAAAATAACCATTCCGCAACAAAACGGGTTTGAAGTTATTAATACGGCAGATATCTTGTATTGTAAAGCCGATGATAATTATACGAATATCTATCTAAATAATAATAAAAAGAAACTGGTAAGTAAAACACTTAAATATTTTGAAGACGCTTTAAACAATGCTAATTTTGTACGTGTACATAAATCGTATTTAGTAAACGTAAACGAAGTGGTAAAATACTTAAAAGGAAAAGGAGGAAGCGTTATATTAAGTAACGGACAAGAAATTATGGTATCAGCTTCAAAGAAATCCGATTTATTATCATATTTTAAATAA
- a CDS encoding gamma carbonic anhydrase family protein — translation MPVIKSVKGKLPQIPNDCFIAENATIVGDVVMGNECSVWFSAVIRGDVNFIKMGNKVNVQDGAVIHATYKTAPTTIGNNVSIGHNALVHGCTIHDNVLVGMGSIIMDDCIIESNSIIAAGAVLTQNTHVESGSIYAGVPAKKIKDISQELISGQIDRIANNYIKYSSWFKEE, via the coding sequence ATGCCAGTAATAAAATCAGTAAAAGGAAAATTACCTCAAATACCAAATGATTGTTTCATAGCCGAAAATGCGACTATAGTAGGCGATGTTGTTATGGGAAATGAATGTAGTGTTTGGTTTAGCGCCGTAATACGAGGCGATGTAAATTTTATAAAAATGGGTAATAAAGTCAATGTGCAAGATGGTGCCGTTATACATGCTACATACAAAACAGCTCCAACAACCATTGGTAATAATGTATCTATAGGGCATAATGCTTTAGTACACGGTTGTACCATTCATGATAATGTTTTAGTAGGTATGGGAAGTATTATTATGGACGATTGCATTATAGAAAGCAATAGTATTATTGCTGCAGGAGCCGTATTAACTCAAAATACACATGTAGAGTCAGGAAGCATTTATGCAGGTGTTCCAGCAAAAAAAATAAAAGATATTAGTCAAGAATTAATTTCAGGGCAAATAGATAGAATTGCTAATAATTATATAAAATATTCTAGCTGGTTTAAGGAAGAGTAG
- the murI gene encoding glutamate racemase, producing the protein MDTNPIGIFDSGVGGTSIWKEIHNLLPNEHTIYLADSANAPYGLKGKDAIINLSIKNTEYLINKGCKLIVVACNTATTNAIDFLRKTYHVPFIGIEPAIKPAALNTKTNAIGILATKGTLSSALFSKTSGLFASNVNVIEQQGVGIVELIENGKLFSEEMQTLLDIYLKPMIDANIDYLVLGCTHYPYLMPLLIDILPNHVKIIDSGEAVARQTKAVLEKHNLLNTEFLKTKNKFYTNSNPDVLASLLNSKFAVQYLNF; encoded by the coding sequence ATGGATACAAACCCTATTGGTATTTTTGATTCGGGTGTTGGTGGCACCTCAATTTGGAAAGAAATTCATAATCTTTTACCAAACGAGCATACCATATATTTAGCCGATAGTGCCAATGCACCTTATGGCTTAAAAGGGAAAGATGCTATTATTAACTTAAGCATCAAAAACACAGAATACTTAATTAATAAAGGTTGCAAACTAATTGTTGTGGCTTGTAACACGGCAACTACAAATGCTATTGACTTTCTTAGAAAAACATACCACGTACCGTTTATAGGTATTGAACCTGCCATAAAACCCGCTGCACTTAACACAAAAACAAACGCTATTGGTATTTTAGCAACTAAAGGAACATTAAGTAGTGCGCTATTTTCTAAAACTTCTGGACTATTTGCTAGTAATGTTAACGTTATAGAGCAACAAGGCGTAGGTATTGTTGAGCTTATTGAAAATGGTAAATTATTTTCTGAAGAGATGCAAACACTTTTAGATATCTATTTAAAACCAATGATAGATGCCAATATTGATTATTTGGTTTTAGGCTGTACTCATTACCCTTACTTAATGCCATTACTTATAGATATACTTCCTAATCATGTTAAAATTATAGATTCTGGTGAAGCCGTAGCACGACAAACAAAAGCTGTATTAGAAAAACACAATCTTCTAAATACCGAATTTTTAAAAACTAAAAATAAATTTTACACAAATTCAAATCCTGATGTTTTGGCATCACTATTAAATTCTAAATTTGCAGTACAATATCTAAATTTTTAA
- a CDS encoding OmpH family outer membrane protein: MKQLKTLLLATALCIGTISFTQAQTKVAHINTQELIAAMPGFKAAQTELEALGKTYQTDFQAMATEYQNTVKQFEAEAATKTQEENAIRGQELQEKQQRIQQFQADAQKDLQKKEIDLMQPVSEKAKAAILKVSRAQGYDYVLDSSQGVTILADGKNLLDDVKKELGI, encoded by the coding sequence ATGAAACAATTAAAAACTCTATTATTAGCAACTGCATTATGTATTGGAACTATCAGTTTCACACAAGCTCAAACTAAAGTTGCCCATATAAACACACAAGAATTAATTGCTGCGATGCCAGGGTTTAAAGCAGCTCAAACAGAATTAGAAGCATTAGGCAAAACGTACCAAACAGATTTTCAAGCTATGGCTACAGAATATCAAAATACGGTAAAACAATTTGAAGCTGAAGCTGCAACAAAAACTCAAGAAGAAAACGCAATAAGAGGTCAAGAACTTCAAGAGAAACAACAACGTATTCAACAATTTCAAGCAGATGCTCAAAAAGATTTACAGAAGAAAGAAATTGATTTAATGCAACCTGTTTCAGAAAAAGCAAAAGCTGCTATTTTAAAAGTATCTAGAGCTCAAGGATATGACTATGTTTTAGATTCTTCACAAGGTGTTACTATTTTAGCTGATGGTAAAAACTTACTTGACGACGTTAAAAAAGAATTAGGTATCTAA